In the genome of Candidatus Pristimantibacillus lignocellulolyticus, the window AAAAAAATTAGGATGAATGAAAAGGCTTATCATGATCGATGTTACAGCCAAAACAAACTATTTGTAGAAGGATCATGGTTAAGTAAACCGGCTAAAAGTGTGATTGATGTTATGAGTACCTTTGAAGGACAAGATAATTTGAAATTATTAGATTTGGGTAGTGGCGTAGGAAGAAATAGCATACCTATTGCACAACGATATGGTCATCAGATCGAGAAAATAATTGGTGTAGATTTAATAGAATCAGCAAAACACTATGCAGATCAATATGCAGCGCAATATGCTGTGGGAGATAAAATCGAAACGATTGTGTCAGATATGAGTGAATTTGTTATAGCAAAAGATGTTTATAATTATATTTTTGCAGTATCCAGTCTGGGCATATTGAAAGTATAGAAGTATTTGAAGAGGTTTTACATTGTATTATAGAGGGAACAACTACTAATGGAATAAATGCATTTATAATTAGTACCAATGTAACGGAGTATTCTTTAACAACCAATAGTTATCTAGAACCAAGCTATGAGATTTTATTTAAAACACAGCAACTACTAAACATATTAAATGCCAATTATGCTAGTTGGGATATCATAAAACATGATATTAAGCCTTACGAAGTTGAGATCAATCGAGACGAAGAACATGTTCTGTTAAAAGGAGATGTTGTAACTTGGATCGTCAACAAACGCTGATTAATTACTGTCGTATGGATTAAGCAAGTTATATCAACTAGAGATGGCGGGATGATATTATGAAGAAAAAGTGGATACTGAGTAGCATTATTGTAATTGCATTGATATACGGTTTATATGCTTATCATCGTCCGAACTACGTAGAGTTAAGCTTCAACAGTATGATCTTCTCAATGGATAGTGATTTTGAGCAATCAACAATAGTTTCTATGAAAGGTGATCACTATAGAAGTCTACTAGGTAATGGTATGTTTCTAGGTGAACTAAGCGTAGATGAAGATTTGAAGTATAATGTCAAACTGACAAAGGGAAGAAAAAGTTACGAAGATATTATTACTACTTGGGATTCTAATAAAAATACTATTATTATTGGTTACGTAGAAGTCTCTCATGAGTTAGATAAGGTATGGATCCAATTGGATGATATTAATGAGCGTTATTCTTTGTCTGAAGGGCATGTAGCAGGGCCAGCTAGTGCCTCTATAGAAGAAAAACAGATTTCTAGCAAGATCGTCGATGGAATAAAATGAAAAGAACTTATGGTTTCAACTACAAATGAAGCTGAATATCGAGTTTCCTATACTGAATCGCTTCAGCAACATGTTCTAATTGAACATCGATACAACCTGCAAGATCAGCAATTGTACGAGCAATTTTAATAATTCGATCATAACCGCGCATACTCATCCCCAATGTTTGAAACGCATTTTCAATTAATTCGTGTGCTTCTTTTGGTAATTTAACTAACTGCTTAATTCCTTGAGTCGTTAATTCACTATTATAATTGAATGCATATCGACGATATCGTTGCTGTTGCAATGTAACGGCTTGCTGAACTAGATTACGCATTTGCTCAGACGTCATAGCAAGATCATCTTTAGAATGAACAAGCGAAGTGGGTCGAGCAACATCAATTTGTAAGTCAATTCGATCCAATAGCGGTCCAGATAGTTTAGCTCGATAGCGATGAATCATCGCTTGTGTACAGGAGCAATTCTGACCTTCACGTTCAAAGCCGTAAAATCCACATGGGCAAGGATTGTACGATGCCGCTAGTAGAAATGAAGCGGGAAATGTAACATGACTTCTTGCTCTAGATATCGTTACTGTATGTTCTTCCATTGGTTGACGAAGTAACTCTAGCACTTGCCTTGAAAACTCTGGTAGTTCATCGAGGAACAGTACTCCATGATGCGAAAGAGTAACTTCACCGGGCTTAGGAATACTACCACCGCCGATGAGCCCACCGACTGAAATCGAATGATGGGGGGAACGGAAAGGTGGTGCAGTAAGAAATGCTGATGTTTGCGTAGGTAACTTACCTGCAACACTATAGATTTTGGTGACTTCCAGTGCTTCTGCTTCCTGAAGCGGTGGCATAATGCTCGGAAGTCGGCGCATTAGCATCGTTTTACCAACTCCTGGTGGACCCGCTACGATTATGTTATGACGACCAGCAGCTGCTATTAATAATGCTCGTTTTGCTTCTTGCTGACCAACGACATCACTAATATCAATGTCTTGCCGATGAACTCTAGTAGTTGAAGCTTGATTACGTCCTTTCTGATGCGAAGCTAGTAATTCCTCTGACGATACATAATTGATATTTTCTATTTCTCGTAAATTAGTAATAGGGCAAAGTAGTAATCCAGAAATGAGTGAAGCTTCGAAAGAATTCACATGTGGTAATATAATTTTGTTAATTCCAGCTGACTTAGCGTATTCTAGCATGGCAAGGATGCCATGAACTGGTCTAATATGACCGTCTAACGATAATTCACCTACAACTAACGATTGTGAAAGTTCACAGTTGATTTGCTTAGATGCCTTCAGTATTCCAGCAGCAATAGCAAGATCTAGTCCTGTTCCTTCTTTCTTCATGTCTGCAGGTGCGAGATTTATTGTAATTCGCTCCAAAGGAAATTGATAATTACTATTTCGAATAGCTGATCGTACGCGTTCAACGGATTCGCGGATAGCTGAGTC includes:
- a CDS encoding class I SAM-dependent methyltransferase; protein product: MKQLKKIRMNEKAYHDRCYSQNKLFVEGSWLSKPAKSVIDVMSTFEGQDNLKLLDLGSGVGRNSIPIAQRYGHQIEKIIGVDLIESAKHYADQYAAQYAVGDKIETIVSDMSEFVIAKDVYNYIFAVSSLGILKV
- a CDS encoding YifB family Mg chelatase-like AAA ATPase, which produces MYTSLASAIVIGVNGRGITVEVDITSGIPLINVVGLPDSAIRESVERVRSAIRNSNYQFPLERITINLAPADMKKEGTGLDLAIAAGILKASKQINCELSQSLVVGELSLDGHIRPVHGILAMLEYAKSAGINKIILPHVNSFEASLISGLLLCPITNLREIENINYVSSEELLASHQKGRNQASTTRVHRQDIDISDVVGQQEAKRALLIAAAGRHNIIVAGPPGVGKTMLMRRLPSIMPPLQEAEALEVTKIYSVAGKLPTQTSAFLTAPPFRSPHHSISVGGLIGGGSIPKPGEVTLSHHGVLFLDELPEFSRQVLELLRQPMEEHTVTISRARSHVTFPASFLLAASYNPCPCGFYGFEREGQNCSCTQAMIHRYRAKLSGPLLDRIDLQIDVARPTSLVHSKDDLAMTSEQMRNLVQQAVTLQQQRYRRYAFNYNSELTTQGIKQLVKLPKEAHELIENAFQTLGMSMRGYDRIIKIARTIADLAGCIDVQLEHVAEAIQYRKLDIQLHL